One genomic segment of Kogia breviceps isolate mKogBre1 chromosome 11, mKogBre1 haplotype 1, whole genome shotgun sequence includes these proteins:
- the DPY30 gene encoding protein dpy-30 homolog, which translates to MEPEQMLEGQTQVAENPHSEYGLTDNVERIVENEKINAEKSSKQKVDLQSLPTRAYLDQTVVPILLQGLAVLAKERPPNPIEFLASYLLKNKAQFEDRN; encoded by the exons ATGGAACCAGAGCAGATGCTGGAGGGACAGACGCAG GTTGCAGAAAATCCCCACTCTGAGTACGGTCTCACAGACAACGTCGAG AGGAtagtagaaaatgagaaaattaatgcagaaaagTCATCAAAACAGAAAGTGGATCTCCAGTCTTTGCCAACTCGTGCCTATCTGGATCAGACAGTTGTGCCTATCTTATTACAAGGACTTGCTGTGCTTGCAAAGGAAAG acCACCAAATCCCATTGAATTTCTAGCatcctatcttttaaaaaacaaggcaCAGTTTGAAGATCGAAACTGA